One Rhizoctonia solani chromosome 1, complete sequence DNA window includes the following coding sequences:
- a CDS encoding ubiquitin family protein produces MLIKVKTLTGKEIELDIESEDLISRIKEKVEEQSGVPPPQQRLIFGGRQMADDKTAKEYNITAGSVLHLVLALRGGR; encoded by the exons TGTTAATTAAAGTCAAA ACTCTTACGGGTAAAGAG ATTGAACTTGATATTGAGTCTGAAGACCTT ATTTCGCGTATCAAAGAGAAGGTTGAAGAGCAATCTGGTGTCCCGCCACCTCAGCAGAGATTGATCTTTGGAGGGCGACAGAT GGCTGATGATAAGACCGCAAAGGAGTACAATATAACCGCGGGATCGGTGCTGCATCTTGTCTTGGCGCTACGTGGAGGACGGTAG
- a CDS encoding histone deacetylase family protein: protein MDEDVQVISPSEHGSKRRVSYYYDSDVGLYSYGGAHPMKPYRMRMTHHLVAAYDMLQRMDVFRPRRASQLDMTRFHTDEYIDFLGKVSPETAEELTGNGTRFLVGEDNPAWDGLFEFCSISAGGSISAAQRLNSGAADIAINWAGGLHHAKKREASGFCYVNDIVLGILELLRQFPRVLYIDIDCHHGDGVEEAFYTTDRVFTCSIHKQVNFFPGTGDVHDRGYGPGKGYTANIPLMNGISDEQYASVFQPVIRHIIEWYRPGAIILQCGADSLSGDKLGVFNLSMEGHAACAQFVRSFNIPTILLGGGGYTTKNVARAWTYETACALGIEHEIPRMLPYTDHLEWYGPRYRLDVESSNMQNDNDTAYLEGVKRKVLEGLRDLPFAPSVGLQDVPRMDVGEAIGLVDEEDEESEMDEIDLRLSHHVRNAHTVRSSSTSSSGEEQSYSSGDEAPESSRTPRSRPGNTNRTAPKRIFFRRETDVIWNSHLRSGLGVGAAQHAWDDEEVESNVRAVENSFVDLGMGRKRRYDVGIMDSWKPGPDDSP from the exons ATGGATGAAGACGTCCAGGTCATATCTCCCTCGGAGCATGGGTCCAAGCGCCGAGTTTCATACTATTATGATA GTGACGTTGGCCTCTACTCCTACGGCGGAGCCCACCCAATGAAACCCTACCGCATGCGGATGACACACCACCTGGTCGCTGCCTACGATATGCTTCAGAGAATGGATGTATTC CGACCCCGTAGAGCCAGCCAGCTTGATATGACTCGGTTTCATACAGACGAATACATCGACTTTCTCGGCAAAGTCTCTCCCGAAACGGCTGAGGAGCTGACGGGGAACGGCACTCGAT TTCTTGTTGGTGAAGATAATCCAGCGTGGGATGGGTTATTCGAGTTTTGTTCTATTTCAGCTGGCGGATCAATAA GTGCCGCACAACGACTTAACTCTGGCGCTGCCGACATTGCTATCAACTGGGCCGGCGGTCTCCATCATGCAAAGAAGCGAGAGGCCTCTGGTTTCTGCTACGTTAACGACATTGTCCTTGGCATTCTTGAACTCTTGCGACAATTTCCCCGGGTACTGTACATTGACATCGACTGTCATCATGGTGATGGCGTGGAAGAGGCTTTCTACACAACCGACCGCGTTTTTACTTGCTCAATCCACAAGCAAGTTAACTTCTTCCCGGGAACTGGTGATGTCCATGACCGGGGCTACGGTCCTGGAAAGGGATATACGGCCAACATTCCACTAATGAATGGCATATCCGACGAACAGTATGCATCCGTGTTCCAGCCT GTTATTCGCCACATCATTGAGTGGTACCGACCGGGAGCTATCATCCTGCAATGCGGCGCAGACTCTTTATCTGGTGATAAACTTGGCGTTTTCAATTTAAGTATGGAGGGACATGCCGCTTGTGCTCAATTTGTACGGTCCTTCAATATACCTACGATACTTCTAGGCGGTGGCGGGTACACAACCAAGAACGTTGCTCGTGCATGGACCTACGAAACCGCATGTGCGCTTGGAATTGAACACGAAATTCCACGAATGCTTCCCTATACCGACCACCTCGAGTGGTATGGGCCCCGGTATCGTCTTGACGTAGAAAGTAGCAATATGCAGAATGACAATGATACCGCTTACCTAGAGGGTGTCAA ACGCAAGGTTTTAGAGGGGCTCAGAGATCTACCTTTTGCCCCAAGCGTTGGTCTCCAAGATGTTCCGAGAATGGATGTTGGAGAAGCCATTGGGCTGGttgatgaagaggatgaagagAGCGAGATGGACGAAATTGATTTGCGGTTGTCTC ACCATGTCCGAAACGCTCACACCGTTCGCTCGAGCTCCACTTCGTCATCGGGAGAAGAGCAATCTTATTCATCTGGGGATGAAGCTCCGGAGAGTAGTCGAACTCCTCGCAGTCGGCCAGGGAATACAAACCGGACTGCCCCAAAACGTATATTCTTTAGGCGAGAAACTGATGTTATTTGGAACTCACATTTGAGGTCGGGTCTTGGGGTTGGCGCAGCACAACATGCGTGGGATGACGAAGAGGTAGAGTCAAATGTCCGGGCAGTCGAAAACTCATTTGTGGACTTGGGGATGGGCCGTAAGCGAAGATACGACGTTGGCATAATGGACTCCTGGAAGCCTGGCCCAGACGACAGTCCTTGA